One segment of Candidatus Effluviviaceae Genus I sp. DNA contains the following:
- the ispG gene encoding flavodoxin-dependent (E)-4-hydroxy-3-methylbut-2-enyl-diphosphate synthase, whose product MARQVSVGGVRIGGGAPVSVQSMTNTRTEDAPATLAQIARMADAGCDIVRVAVPGREAAAALREIVAGSPIPVVADVHFDHRLALAAAEAGAHGLRINPGNIGGLGRAREVADAARARGIPIRIGVNAGSLERDILEREGRPTAAGMVESAMRHAEILESAGFRDIVLSLKASDVLMTVEANRLVAARCDHPLHLGVTEAGTVATGAVRSAVGIGLLLAEGIGDTIRVSLAGPPEEEVRAGRAILSSLGLRRRGVTVIACPTCGRTTLDVQRIAERVEAETASLHADLVVAVMGCAVNGPGEAREADVGIAGGGETVVLFRKGERVAVIEGTLALERLLSEVREMAGRATAGPGPRGNTEGGR is encoded by the coding sequence ATGGCGCGGCAGGTGTCGGTCGGCGGCGTGCGGATCGGCGGCGGTGCGCCTGTCTCGGTACAGTCCATGACGAACACGAGGACCGAGGACGCCCCCGCGACGCTCGCTCAGATCGCGCGGATGGCCGACGCCGGCTGCGACATCGTGCGCGTCGCGGTGCCGGGGCGCGAGGCGGCGGCGGCGCTCCGCGAGATCGTCGCCGGCTCGCCCATCCCGGTCGTCGCCGACGTCCACTTCGACCACCGGCTCGCGCTCGCGGCCGCGGAGGCGGGAGCGCACGGACTGCGCATCAACCCGGGGAACATCGGCGGACTCGGCCGGGCGCGTGAGGTCGCCGACGCGGCGCGCGCGCGGGGCATCCCCATCCGCATCGGCGTGAACGCCGGCTCGCTCGAGCGCGACATCCTCGAACGCGAAGGACGCCCTACGGCGGCCGGCATGGTCGAGAGCGCGATGCGCCACGCCGAGATCCTCGAGTCGGCCGGGTTCCGGGACATCGTGCTGTCGCTCAAGGCGTCCGACGTTCTCATGACCGTCGAGGCGAACCGCCTCGTGGCGGCCCGGTGCGACCATCCGCTCCACCTCGGCGTGACCGAGGCGGGTACCGTCGCGACCGGCGCCGTGCGGTCGGCGGTCGGCATCGGGCTCCTCCTCGCCGAGGGCATCGGCGACACCATCCGCGTCTCGCTCGCGGGCCCACCCGAGGAGGAGGTGCGGGCCGGCCGCGCCATCCTGTCGTCGCTGGGCCTTCGGCGGCGCGGGGTGACGGTCATCGCGTGCCCGACGTGCGGGCGCACCACGCTCGACGTCCAGCGCATCGCCGAGCGCGTGGAGGCCGAGACCGCGTCGCTCCATGCGGACCTCGTGGTCGCCGTGATGGGCTGCGCCGTGAACGGGCCCGGCGAAGCGCGGGAGGCCGACGTCGGCATCGCCGGGGGCGGGGAGACGGTGGTCCTCTTCAGAAAGGGGGAGCGCGTCGCGGTGATTGAGGGTACACTCGCCCTCGAGCGTCTTCTCTCGGAGGTTCGGGAAATGGCCGGCCGGGCGACGGCCGGACCGGGCCCGCGGGGAAACACGGAGGGCGGGCGATGA